A genome region from Microcella alkaliphila includes the following:
- a CDS encoding alcohol dehydrogenase catalytic domain-containing protein, with translation MTTTTMKRAVLNAPRDLRIETVPVPALEPGDVLLRVQAALICGTDLRIVDGTKTKNVVYPSVLGHEFAGEIVACEGRLPDELELGDRVAVYPLVQCGHCASCVRGLGNICRNRQAFGYQIDGAFAEYVRVPAVAVQAGNLVPVGDTPADIAAVIEPLACAYNGQRLINAASARSMLVVGAGPLGQLHVRLARALGVATVVAVDPAPHRREIAVVSGASSALDPSEVTAEVVAELTDGVGFDTMVVAVGRADAMEPYLQMLAPGGRVNIFAGFPTGTDQVTIPANSVHYNETLIVGSSSCQLSDFQKVAEMIRTGTIPGEGLVTAHLPIDQLEQGLERARQGVDLRISIDATTAPATGATEGETT, from the coding sequence GTGACCACCACAACCATGAAGCGCGCCGTGCTGAACGCACCGCGCGACCTGCGGATCGAAACGGTCCCGGTGCCGGCGCTCGAGCCGGGCGACGTGCTGCTGCGTGTCCAGGCAGCACTCATCTGCGGCACCGACCTCAGAATCGTCGATGGCACCAAGACCAAGAATGTCGTCTACCCCTCGGTACTCGGTCACGAGTTCGCGGGCGAGATCGTCGCCTGCGAGGGCCGGCTCCCCGACGAGCTGGAGCTGGGGGACCGGGTCGCCGTCTACCCGCTCGTCCAATGCGGCCACTGCGCGAGTTGCGTCCGGGGGCTCGGCAACATTTGCCGCAACCGCCAGGCCTTCGGATACCAAATCGACGGCGCATTCGCCGAGTACGTGCGAGTGCCGGCGGTGGCCGTGCAGGCTGGAAACCTGGTCCCGGTCGGCGACACACCTGCGGACATCGCCGCCGTGATCGAACCCCTGGCGTGCGCCTACAACGGTCAACGGCTCATCAACGCCGCATCCGCTCGCTCGATGCTCGTCGTGGGTGCCGGTCCGCTCGGACAGTTGCACGTGCGGCTCGCTCGGGCGCTCGGCGTAGCGACCGTCGTCGCGGTCGATCCCGCTCCCCATCGGCGTGAGATCGCCGTCGTGTCCGGAGCGTCCAGCGCCCTGGACCCGTCCGAGGTGACTGCCGAGGTCGTCGCCGAGCTTACCGACGGAGTCGGGTTCGACACCATGGTCGTCGCCGTTGGGCGAGCCGATGCCATGGAACCGTATCTACAGATGCTCGCCCCAGGCGGACGGGTGAATATCTTCGCCGGGTTCCCGACCGGCACCGATCAGGTGACTATCCCGGCGAACTCGGTGCACTACAACGAGACGCTCATCGTGGGCAGCTCCTCGTGCCAGCTGAGCGACTTCCAGAAGGTCGCCGAGATGATCCGCACCGGAACGATCCCCGGCGAGGGACTCGTCACCGCGCACCTTCCCATCGACCAGCTCGAGCAGGGACTCGAGCGCGCCAGACAAGGCGTCGACCTGCGCATCAGCATCGACGCGACCACCGCACCGGCGACGGGCGCCACCGAAGGAGAGACCACATGA
- a CDS encoding class I fructose-bisphosphate aldolase yields MTTDSYIPQLGAGSALGRSIRLRRLFGEDGKAVVVALDQAVPRGVAPRLAAIRDTWAQIDAGEPDAVTVSKGIAATLFGGRGRSRPWILKASTFSVEFHLTYDATVASVDEAVRLGADAVAVGISAGSSVQAQMLEMLSRVTERAAELGLPTVCHAYPSGELWGDRKGSVESVLYAARAAAECGVDIIKTWYTGSAESFREVVDGTPGLVMVAGGAKLDTDLEVLQFAESVVDAGAAGLTIGRNVWGAADPAGMVKALRAIVHEGVSASEAARSHLIATTA; encoded by the coding sequence ATGACCACCGACAGCTACATCCCTCAGCTTGGAGCCGGGAGCGCCCTCGGCCGCTCGATCCGCCTCCGCCGCCTCTTCGGCGAGGACGGCAAGGCGGTTGTCGTCGCGCTTGACCAAGCCGTGCCGCGCGGAGTGGCCCCCCGGCTCGCGGCTATCCGGGACACCTGGGCCCAGATCGACGCGGGAGAGCCGGACGCAGTGACTGTCTCGAAGGGCATCGCCGCCACCCTCTTCGGCGGAAGAGGACGCTCCCGCCCGTGGATTCTCAAGGCGAGTACGTTCTCGGTGGAATTCCACCTCACCTACGACGCGACGGTGGCGTCAGTGGACGAGGCCGTCCGCCTCGGAGCCGACGCGGTCGCTGTCGGCATCAGCGCCGGCTCTTCGGTGCAGGCGCAGATGCTCGAGATGCTCTCCCGGGTCACCGAGCGGGCCGCGGAACTGGGACTGCCCACGGTCTGCCATGCCTACCCCAGCGGTGAGCTATGGGGCGACCGTAAGGGCTCGGTGGAGTCCGTCCTCTACGCAGCGCGCGCGGCCGCGGAGTGCGGTGTCGACATCATCAAGACCTGGTACACCGGTTCCGCCGAGAGCTTCCGCGAGGTCGTGGACGGCACGCCCGGCCTCGTCATGGTGGCCGGCGGGGCGAAGCTCGACACCGACCTCGAGGTGCTGCAGTTCGCGGAGTCGGTCGTCGACGCTGGAGCCGCGGGCCTCACTATCGGCCGCAACGTCTGGGGCGCGGCCGACCCGGCAGGCATGGTGAAGGCACTCCGTGCGATCGTGCACGAGGGTGTCTCGGCATCCGAAGCTGCTCGCTCGCACCTGATCGCCACGACGGCCTGA
- a CDS encoding FGGY-family carbohydrate kinase, which produces MSGELYVGVDVGTTATKAILVDVDGQVVARGRAAHDASLSAGRVDPACWWASVVDAVVQLGGARARAVTVGISVHAPVLVPMGEDGRPLSDGYRFDAPGLPGLVSAAATAIGSDALARIGNPYTPATAIVVASRLFEREHGDRVGALRWFGSVGSVLGHRMTGEVAIDPSQASYYGCFDVVGGAQWLAPAAAALGVSLERLPPVRPSGSLLGPLLPDAAEILGLTPGIRVCVPGGDTPSAAVAVGLGSDAATLLTLGTTHVVTRLRTAPDARNRRLLQRAHLVDGAWLAHGATNGGLALSVGVRKMGGQAEGAVADVIAAAAALPPAEIAMAPYWLPHVIPERGPLWMSEPATGLVGVRDGAAVETRMAAWAVIEGVLFADRLVLGQVEGHFTGPIRVSADLSGGADIVQLVADAFGRELRVVSESHLSALGAARHAAAAEGIHIPADSAELVVAPRYERRNLVETRWETWRTHRAARLGS; this is translated from the coding sequence GTGAGCGGCGAGCTGTACGTCGGTGTGGACGTAGGCACGACCGCCACGAAGGCGATTCTGGTGGACGTCGATGGGCAGGTCGTCGCGCGCGGCCGAGCCGCTCACGACGCCTCCCTCTCTGCGGGGCGAGTCGATCCGGCATGCTGGTGGGCGAGCGTCGTGGACGCGGTCGTGCAGCTCGGCGGCGCCCGCGCCCGCGCGGTGACTGTCGGGATCTCGGTGCATGCGCCGGTCCTCGTCCCTATGGGCGAGGATGGGCGACCGCTCTCGGATGGGTACCGGTTCGATGCCCCAGGCCTGCCCGGGCTTGTCTCAGCCGCCGCGACGGCGATCGGTTCCGATGCACTCGCGCGCATTGGCAACCCGTACACGCCGGCTACGGCGATCGTCGTCGCGTCCCGCCTCTTCGAACGGGAACACGGTGATCGCGTGGGAGCGTTGCGCTGGTTCGGCTCCGTCGGATCGGTGCTCGGTCACCGCATGACCGGCGAGGTCGCGATCGATCCGAGCCAGGCTTCGTATTACGGCTGCTTCGACGTGGTCGGCGGAGCGCAGTGGCTGGCTCCGGCGGCGGCGGCGCTTGGCGTCTCCCTCGAGCGGCTTCCGCCGGTCCGTCCGTCCGGATCGCTGCTCGGCCCGCTCCTCCCGGACGCGGCTGAGATCCTCGGCCTCACTCCCGGGATCCGTGTCTGCGTGCCGGGCGGCGACACCCCGAGCGCGGCCGTCGCGGTCGGGCTCGGTTCGGATGCCGCGACCTTGCTGACTCTCGGCACGACGCACGTGGTCACCCGGCTGCGCACCGCGCCGGACGCCCGGAACCGCCGTCTACTGCAGCGCGCACACCTCGTAGACGGAGCGTGGCTGGCACATGGGGCGACGAACGGCGGGCTGGCGCTCTCCGTCGGCGTGCGGAAGATGGGTGGACAGGCCGAGGGCGCGGTGGCCGATGTGATCGCCGCCGCCGCCGCGCTTCCTCCGGCGGAGATCGCGATGGCGCCGTACTGGCTTCCGCACGTTATCCCGGAGCGAGGCCCGTTGTGGATGTCCGAGCCGGCCACCGGCCTCGTCGGCGTGAGGGACGGCGCCGCGGTCGAAACCCGGATGGCCGCATGGGCCGTCATTGAGGGGGTGCTCTTCGCAGACCGGCTCGTGCTGGGTCAAGTGGAAGGCCACTTCACCGGGCCCATCCGGGTCTCCGCCGACTTGTCCGGGGGCGCCGATATCGTCCAGCTGGTTGCCGACGCTTTCGGGCGGGAGCTTCGCGTAGTATCCGAATCGCACCTGTCGGCCCTCGGCGCCGCGCGGCACGCGGCGGCCGCGGAGGGGATCCACATACCCGCCGACTCAGCTGAGTTGGTCGTCGCACCGCGCTACGAACGCCGGAATCTCGTGGAGACCCGGTGGGAGACCTGGCGCACGCACCGTGCCGCGCGCCTCGGCTCCTGA
- a CDS encoding 2-hydroxyacid dehydrogenase, with translation MSKRIVLTRLLTEAAMSAARDLPGELVVLGEGAPERSALLSAVSGASAIMSLVTERIDDEVLAAAGPGLRIVANVAAGVDNIDLAAAARRGVAVSNTPGVLDDATADLTLALILATTRRVVEADRFLRAGNSWIWGPKEWIGLQLSAGATLGIVGLGRIGMAVARRARAFGVRVVATGSRASGDEAAALDVEAVDLDDLFALSDIVTLHCPLTPDTRGLVDAPRLATMRRGSYLINTGRGPLVDENALADALESGRIAGAGLDVHEHEPLVNERLRASERVVLLPHIGSAGAATRDAMGRLAVQNVAEVLAGRSPLTPVR, from the coding sequence TTGAGCAAGCGCATCGTCCTCACCCGCTTGCTGACCGAGGCGGCTATGTCGGCCGCCCGCGATCTGCCCGGCGAACTCGTCGTCCTGGGCGAGGGCGCACCGGAGCGATCGGCGCTCCTCTCCGCCGTATCGGGCGCGTCCGCCATCATGTCGCTCGTGACGGAACGGATCGACGATGAGGTACTAGCCGCGGCGGGTCCCGGCCTGCGGATCGTCGCGAACGTGGCGGCGGGCGTTGACAACATCGACCTGGCAGCTGCGGCCCGGCGCGGTGTGGCCGTGTCGAACACGCCGGGCGTCCTCGATGACGCGACAGCCGATTTGACTCTGGCACTGATCCTCGCCACGACGCGGCGCGTGGTCGAAGCCGATCGGTTTCTCCGCGCCGGAAATTCGTGGATCTGGGGGCCCAAGGAGTGGATCGGTCTCCAGCTAAGCGCAGGCGCGACGCTCGGCATCGTCGGTCTTGGGCGCATCGGCATGGCAGTAGCGCGACGCGCGCGGGCGTTCGGCGTTCGCGTCGTCGCGACGGGCTCCCGGGCGAGCGGGGACGAAGCAGCGGCTCTCGACGTCGAGGCGGTGGATCTCGACGACCTTTTCGCACTGTCGGACATCGTGACGCTGCACTGCCCCTTGACCCCGGACACCCGGGGCCTGGTCGATGCACCGCGGCTGGCGACGATGCGCCGGGGCAGCTATCTCATCAACACCGGGCGCGGTCCGCTCGTCGATGAGAACGCGCTAGCGGACGCCCTCGAATCCGGCCGTATCGCGGGCGCCGGACTAGATGTCCACGAGCACGAACCGCTGGTGAACGAGCGGTTGCGCGCGTCCGAGCGGGTGGTGCTGCTCCCTCACATCGGCAGTGCGGGCGCGGCCACCCGCGACGCCATGGGGAGACTGGCCGTGCAGAACGTCGCCGAGGTGCTCGCCGGCCGCAGCCCACTGACCCCTGTGCGCTAG
- a CDS encoding RraA family protein encodes MNIVRVHDRAEPIDPEIIQRFAELPTPAVSDSTQRSTGATALRPIGASLSSLAGKSMVGTALTVRTRPGDNLAVHIALDMGRPGDILVVDARGETTNAILGELMTSYAETKGFHGIVVDGAVRDHDLISSAGFPVFARGISHMGPYKSGPGEIHGTATIGGVPIEDGDLIIGDADGIVVVPARRVHEVLELAEAVVEKEEGQRADIAAGRWDRSWIAPSVELVRVHERADG; translated from the coding sequence ATGAACATCGTCCGCGTCCATGACCGTGCCGAGCCCATCGATCCGGAGATCATCCAGCGATTCGCGGAGCTACCGACGCCCGCCGTCTCCGACAGCACTCAGCGGAGCACGGGAGCGACCGCGCTGCGTCCGATCGGTGCGTCCCTGTCGTCCCTCGCCGGCAAGTCGATGGTCGGAACGGCGCTGACCGTGCGCACGCGGCCCGGCGACAATCTCGCCGTCCACATCGCCCTCGACATGGGGCGGCCAGGCGACATTCTGGTCGTCGATGCCCGAGGCGAGACAACCAACGCCATTCTCGGCGAGTTGATGACGAGCTATGCCGAGACGAAGGGCTTCCACGGGATCGTCGTCGACGGTGCTGTTCGCGACCACGATCTCATCTCGAGCGCCGGCTTCCCCGTGTTCGCCCGTGGCATCTCGCACATGGGCCCGTACAAGAGCGGGCCCGGCGAAATCCACGGAACCGCGACGATCGGGGGTGTCCCGATCGAGGACGGCGATCTTATCATCGGCGACGCGGACGGAATCGTCGTCGTCCCCGCCCGGCGCGTGCACGAGGTCCTCGAGCTGGCGGAAGCCGTCGTCGAAAAGGAGGAGGGTCAGCGCGCCGACATCGCCGCCGGGCGGTGGGATCGGTCCTGGATCGCGCCGAGCGTCGAGCTGGTGCGCGTGCACGAGCGGGCTGACGGTTGA
- a CDS encoding Ldh family oxidoreductase, whose product MSVNAPESYPVPAAVLREYCASIFVDAGVPAADAELVADSLVEANLRGIDSHGISRVPIYIERIRRGLTNPDPDVRVVSERGGALLIDGDNGMGQVVTQRAVDVAFDRLSEQRVVSVGIRNSNHYGAGAYFGRRAAERGAAVFLYGNAPSTMVAWGGRERFLGTNPYTFAVPAGDRAPVVLDMATSVVARGKIILSSQLGQDIPEGWAVDVAGQPTTDAAAALEGSVLPFGGPKGYGIALMIEIMAAVLSGANCGPEVGDLYDELERPQGVGAFLNLTDITAFQPLSGFGDRITGLIDAMKLTAAEGSEVLIPGELEQRAADARSRDGVPVPPAVAAALEKVAAKPFPTDNASQTAKETHEHRPRP is encoded by the coding sequence GTGTCTGTGAACGCCCCGGAATCGTATCCCGTCCCGGCGGCGGTGTTGCGCGAGTACTGCGCCAGCATCTTCGTCGACGCCGGCGTCCCCGCCGCCGACGCCGAACTCGTCGCCGATTCCCTGGTCGAAGCGAACCTCCGCGGCATCGACTCTCACGGGATCAGCCGCGTGCCCATCTACATCGAGCGCATCCGACGGGGCCTGACAAATCCCGATCCCGACGTGCGCGTCGTCTCCGAGCGCGGCGGCGCCCTGCTCATTGACGGCGACAACGGCATGGGACAGGTCGTTACGCAGCGCGCGGTCGATGTGGCGTTCGACCGGCTATCTGAGCAGCGGGTCGTTTCGGTCGGGATACGAAATTCGAATCACTACGGGGCCGGCGCCTACTTCGGCCGCCGCGCGGCGGAACGTGGGGCCGCCGTGTTCCTATACGGCAATGCGCCGTCCACGATGGTTGCTTGGGGCGGCCGCGAGCGGTTCCTGGGCACCAACCCCTACACCTTCGCCGTTCCGGCAGGGGACCGGGCGCCCGTGGTGCTCGACATGGCCACCAGCGTCGTCGCGAGGGGCAAGATCATCCTCTCTTCACAGCTCGGCCAGGACATCCCGGAGGGGTGGGCGGTGGATGTGGCCGGCCAGCCGACGACGGATGCCGCCGCCGCTCTGGAGGGTAGTGTCCTGCCTTTCGGAGGTCCGAAGGGCTACGGGATTGCGCTGATGATCGAGATCATGGCGGCGGTGCTGTCGGGCGCGAATTGCGGACCCGAGGTCGGAGACCTCTACGACGAGCTCGAGCGACCGCAGGGCGTGGGCGCTTTCCTCAACCTGACCGACATCACCGCCTTCCAACCGCTCTCCGGGTTCGGCGACCGTATAACCGGGCTGATCGATGCCATGAAGCTCACCGCCGCAGAGGGGAGCGAGGTGCTGATCCCCGGCGAGCTTGAGCAGCGGGCCGCGGACGCCCGGTCGCGAGACGGGGTCCCGGTGCCGCCAGCCGTTGCAGCCGCCCTCGAGAAGGTCGCGGCGAAGCCATTTCCTACCGACAATGCCAGCCAGACCGCGAAGGAGACCCATGAACATCGTCCGCGTCCATGA
- a CDS encoding iron-containing alcohol dehydrogenase produces MKYHRQFTFELPTRITFGVGALAGLPTEVAALGGSSVLLVSDPGLVAAGVVDRVVDLLSDSGLEPAVFTDVEPEPDAKGVMAAAELARTSGADIVVGVGGGSALDTAKSAALMARNPGHIRDFVGLNIPSAPGLPVIAIPTTAGTGSECAIWAVISEKEKSDKYGIGGRNMTATVALCDPALTLTLPARQTVGTGADALAHALESYVNKATQPISEALAEKAVELIAGSLRQATFNGADLDARSNMMIAATMAACAFAPTRLGLAHAMAMPLGAFAKIPHGDVIAILLPEVMRYNVVAAQSKFAEIARLFGIDTRGMTLRQAADAGVTAASDLLVDIGAPSKLSAYGVTEADLPKLAEESMSSGNVVVNPRPARAADLVEIMRKCL; encoded by the coding sequence ATGAAATACCATCGCCAATTCACCTTCGAGCTTCCTACTCGCATCACCTTCGGCGTCGGTGCTCTGGCCGGGCTCCCGACTGAGGTGGCAGCGCTCGGCGGTTCGTCGGTGCTACTCGTCTCCGACCCGGGCCTCGTCGCTGCCGGCGTCGTGGACCGCGTCGTCGATCTGCTCAGCGACAGCGGTCTCGAGCCGGCCGTCTTCACCGACGTCGAGCCCGAGCCCGATGCCAAGGGGGTCATGGCCGCCGCCGAGCTGGCGCGGACCTCTGGCGCGGACATAGTCGTAGGCGTCGGCGGAGGGAGCGCCCTCGACACGGCGAAGTCAGCGGCGCTGATGGCACGAAACCCCGGGCACATCCGCGACTTCGTCGGTCTGAACATTCCGAGCGCGCCGGGTCTGCCGGTCATCGCCATTCCCACCACCGCCGGAACAGGCAGCGAGTGCGCCATCTGGGCGGTCATCTCCGAGAAGGAGAAGTCGGACAAGTACGGCATCGGCGGCCGGAATATGACCGCGACTGTTGCGCTTTGCGACCCCGCGCTGACCCTAACTTTGCCCGCCCGGCAGACCGTAGGCACCGGTGCTGACGCACTCGCCCACGCGCTTGAGTCCTACGTCAACAAGGCCACGCAGCCGATTTCGGAAGCGCTCGCCGAAAAAGCCGTCGAGCTCATCGCCGGTTCCCTCCGGCAGGCGACCTTCAACGGCGCTGACCTCGACGCGCGATCCAACATGATGATCGCCGCGACGATGGCCGCCTGTGCGTTCGCACCGACACGTCTTGGCCTCGCCCACGCGATGGCGATGCCGCTCGGAGCGTTCGCGAAGATCCCGCACGGCGACGTGATCGCGATCCTTCTGCCCGAGGTGATGCGCTATAACGTGGTCGCCGCGCAGTCGAAGTTCGCCGAAATTGCCCGGCTCTTCGGCATCGACACCCGTGGAATGACGCTGCGGCAAGCTGCCGACGCCGGTGTCACGGCAGCCTCGGACCTGCTCGTCGACATTGGGGCGCCATCGAAGCTCTCCGCCTACGGGGTCACTGAAGCCGACCTTCCGAAACTCGCCGAGGAGAGCATGTCGTCGGGCAACGTCGTGGTCAATCCGCGCCCGGCGCGCGCGGCGGATCTCGTGGAAATTATGCGGAAGTGTCTGTGA
- a CDS encoding aldehyde dehydrogenase family protein, giving the protein MTSTLLSTRSSYVAGRWLDNPDAKTVETRDPGRPDEVVGRYALATERETQEAIASAAAAAPAFAQTNAAERSDLVYDFLRLWADRQDDLADIATREMGKTRAESYGETSRVFFEARFWAGEALRGGGQTFPSTRPNTDIRTIRQPIGPVAAITPWNFPILTPVRKVIPALVNGCPVLLKPAMQAPGTTVIVAEILHELGLPAGVFSLLLGSGRETGLLLVESPEIAGITFTGSTEVGLGIATRAAARNARTQLEMGGKNAAVVSQVEDVDRVASEIAGAAFTASGQRCTSISRVIVVPEIREALEQALARAAQKYVVGHGLEEGTTMGPVVDRASFERTQRYIAEAQSNGARVLVGGEVLDPSGESGYFVPPTILTDVAPGSPLAVDEVFAPVLAVIPVADIDQAIAVTNETQYGLTASVFADNGSVARRVAMASRSGMVHVNHGTVSEGHIPFGGVAQSGQGAFGIGATSTEFFTSLKVIYDQQP; this is encoded by the coding sequence GTGACCTCCACACTGCTGTCCACCCGTTCCAGCTACGTTGCGGGACGCTGGCTCGATAACCCGGATGCGAAGACCGTCGAGACGCGCGATCCCGGGCGCCCGGACGAGGTCGTCGGCCGCTACGCCCTCGCCACCGAGCGGGAGACCCAGGAGGCGATCGCGTCGGCGGCCGCCGCTGCGCCGGCGTTCGCGCAGACCAACGCCGCTGAGCGCAGCGACCTCGTTTACGATTTCCTCCGATTGTGGGCGGACAGACAGGACGACCTCGCCGACATCGCCACGCGCGAGATGGGCAAGACGCGCGCCGAGTCGTATGGCGAGACCAGCCGTGTGTTCTTCGAGGCGAGGTTCTGGGCGGGCGAGGCGTTGCGTGGTGGCGGGCAGACGTTCCCGAGCACGCGGCCGAACACCGACATCCGCACCATCCGCCAGCCTATCGGCCCGGTCGCCGCGATCACGCCATGGAACTTCCCGATCCTGACCCCGGTGCGCAAGGTCATCCCCGCCCTGGTCAACGGGTGCCCCGTCCTGCTGAAGCCCGCCATGCAGGCACCGGGCACGACCGTCATCGTCGCCGAGATCCTACACGAGCTGGGGCTCCCGGCGGGCGTCTTCAGCCTGCTGCTGGGTTCCGGCCGCGAGACGGGCTTACTGCTCGTCGAATCACCCGAGATCGCGGGGATCACTTTCACAGGGTCCACCGAGGTTGGACTCGGGATCGCGACGCGTGCCGCCGCACGCAACGCCCGGACCCAGCTGGAGATGGGGGGCAAGAACGCCGCGGTGGTGTCCCAGGTCGAGGACGTCGACCGAGTCGCCAGCGAAATTGCGGGTGCAGCCTTCACCGCCTCCGGTCAGCGGTGCACCTCAATCAGCCGCGTCATCGTCGTGCCGGAGATCCGCGAGGCGCTTGAGCAGGCACTCGCCCGTGCGGCGCAGAAGTACGTGGTCGGGCACGGGCTAGAGGAGGGCACCACCATGGGGCCGGTCGTCGATCGGGCATCGTTCGAGCGGACCCAGCGCTACATCGCCGAAGCGCAGAGCAACGGCGCGCGCGTGCTGGTGGGCGGAGAGGTACTGGACCCAAGCGGCGAGAGCGGCTACTTCGTACCGCCGACCATCCTCACCGACGTCGCGCCGGGTAGCCCGCTCGCCGTCGACGAGGTCTTCGCGCCGGTGCTCGCGGTCATCCCGGTCGCAGACATCGACCAGGCCATCGCAGTCACCAACGAGACGCAGTATGGGCTGACTGCCTCCGTGTTCGCCGACAACGGAAGCGTCGCTCGCCGCGTCGCGATGGCATCCCGGTCCGGCATGGTGCACGTCAACCACGGCACGGTGAGCGAGGGTCACATTCCCTTCGGCGGGGTGGCGCAGTCTGGGCAGGGCGCGTTCGGGATCGGCGCGACGTCGACCGAGTTCTTCACCAGCCTGAAGGTTATCTACGACCAGCAGCCCTAA
- a CDS encoding TRAP transporter large permease yields MMSLTVIAIFFLLLVLGVPLALALGTGVVVALLVFGLPLEMMAQSTFSSMNSFLLIAVPLFVLAGNVMAGGGISERIFNGASVMFGRFRGGLGQVNIAASAIFGGISGSSVADVVSLGKIEIKAMTDHGYPKPYGAALTMATSALSSVIPPSILMIIAASASGVSVGAALAGGFGAAVIFILVLMVMNYFISVWKKYGEISRESLRESIKTVVVGIPALGGPVVLLYGLFGGLFTPTEAAAVAVVYSVVVAMFVYRDMKPRQLPAMLIESGVTTGTILFIAMVASAASYIFTIDGLPARVSAGLTTLTTDPLLMMLLIGVILLIIGAIMDITAAILLTIPILMPTAIATGIDPVHFVVFLVAALSIGLVTPPVGVALFATVFVAKLPMETIVKSALPYYAVLGGAVILLAVFPDLVLLPAEWLTGYQPVGR; encoded by the coding sequence ATGATGAGTTTGACGGTCATCGCGATCTTCTTCCTCTTGCTGGTCCTCGGCGTGCCGCTGGCGCTGGCGCTCGGAACGGGAGTGGTTGTCGCCCTGCTCGTCTTCGGGCTGCCGCTCGAGATGATGGCGCAGTCGACGTTCAGTTCGATGAACAGCTTCCTGCTCATCGCGGTGCCGCTGTTCGTTCTGGCGGGGAACGTGATGGCTGGAGGCGGTATCTCCGAGCGCATCTTCAACGGCGCATCCGTGATGTTCGGACGATTCCGCGGGGGGCTTGGGCAGGTCAACATCGCTGCGAGCGCCATCTTCGGCGGCATCTCCGGCTCGTCGGTGGCCGACGTCGTCAGCCTCGGCAAGATCGAGATCAAGGCGATGACGGACCACGGGTACCCGAAGCCCTACGGAGCGGCACTGACCATGGCGACCTCCGCCTTGTCGTCGGTCATCCCGCCCAGCATTCTTATGATCATCGCCGCGTCCGCGTCGGGGGTCTCCGTAGGAGCCGCGCTCGCGGGAGGCTTCGGGGCGGCCGTGATCTTCATCCTCGTGCTCATGGTGATGAACTACTTCATCTCGGTGTGGAAGAAGTACGGGGAGATTTCCCGGGAGTCGCTGAGGGAGAGCATCAAGACGGTCGTCGTCGGCATCCCCGCGCTCGGTGGCCCTGTCGTCCTCCTCTACGGCCTCTTCGGTGGGCTCTTCACCCCCACGGAGGCCGCGGCCGTCGCTGTCGTTTACAGCGTCGTCGTCGCCATGTTCGTCTACCGTGATATGAAGCCGCGCCAGCTGCCGGCCATGCTGATCGAGAGCGGTGTCACCACTGGGACCATCCTCTTCATCGCGATGGTCGCGAGCGCTGCGTCGTACATCTTCACGATCGACGGGCTGCCCGCTCGCGTGAGCGCCGGGCTGACGACGCTGACCACCGATCCGTTGCTGATGATGCTCCTCATCGGCGTGATCCTGCTGATCATCGGGGCCATCATGGATATCACCGCCGCGATTCTACTGACGATCCCGATCCTCATGCCGACGGCGATCGCCACGGGTATCGATCCGGTGCATTTCGTGGTGTTCCTTGTTGCGGCGCTCTCCATCGGACTGGTCACCCCGCCGGTCGGCGTGGCGCTGTTCGCGACTGTGTTCGTCGCGAAGCTCCCCATGGAGACAATCGTCAAGTCCGCACTTCCCTACTATGCGGTCCTCGGGGGCGCGGTCATTCTCCTGGCCGTCTTCCCCGACCTGGTGCTGTTGCCCGCGGAGTGGCTCACCGGCTACCAACCCGTCGGGCGCTGA
- a CDS encoding TRAP transporter small permease, whose translation MSKESRGAAGASAEEPLIAALPDADQLKESGPLWRVIEVLLGIGVLGMLVLLSVQVVGRLIGSSPAWTEEAARFLFMGGVFLGFAAGFRAAVHPRVSYFVTRGPGWLAKVSLHATVVCALVFFGILAWKSTELVAQQFRNNETSPALSMSMWIVTVPLAVASVLALVGVIQSVYFDRNLRQRMLKSEVIA comes from the coding sequence ATGTCTAAGGAAAGCAGGGGAGCCGCAGGCGCTTCCGCTGAGGAGCCGCTGATCGCGGCACTCCCCGACGCCGACCAATTAAAGGAGAGCGGGCCGCTGTGGCGGGTGATCGAGGTGCTGCTCGGCATCGGTGTGCTCGGGATGCTGGTGCTCCTGTCGGTCCAGGTCGTCGGACGGCTGATCGGCTCCTCGCCGGCGTGGACAGAGGAGGCGGCACGCTTCCTGTTCATGGGTGGGGTGTTCCTCGGGTTCGCCGCAGGTTTCCGGGCGGCGGTCCACCCCCGCGTCTCCTACTTTGTGACGCGGGGGCCGGGCTGGCTAGCGAAGGTGAGCCTTCACGCGACGGTGGTCTGCGCGCTCGTCTTCTTCGGCATCCTTGCCTGGAAGTCGACCGAACTCGTCGCGCAGCAGTTCCGCAACAACGAGACGAGCCCCGCCCTGTCGATGAGCATGTGGATCGTCACGGTCCCGCTCGCGGTCGCGTCGGTCCTCGCGCTCGTCGGTGTGATCCAGTCCGTGTACTTCGACAGGAACCTCCGGCAGCGGATGTTGAAAAGCGAGGTCATCGCATGA